A single region of the Brassica napus cultivar Da-Ae unplaced genomic scaffold, Da-Ae ScsIHWf_2112;HRSCAF=2764, whole genome shotgun sequence genome encodes:
- the LOC125600073 gene encoding protein Ycf2-like, protein MDPNQFSGIFHSYFFHQERFRKLLDPRIFSILLLRNSQGSTSNRYFTIKGVVLFVVAALLYRINNRNMVESKNLYLKGLLPIPMNSIGPRNDTSEESFGSSNINRLIVSLLYFTKGKKISESCFRDPKESTRVLPITKKCIMPESNWSSRWWRNWIGKKRDFCCKISNETVAGIDISFKEKDIKYLEFLFVYYMDDPIRKGHDWELFDRLSPNKRRNIINLNSGQLFEILVKDWICYLMFAFREKKYQLKWRVSSNNKELGQLFNQMILSMFPISSRETSGLFLCKIVLNFICGNSTKISSLVGGRIRTNRIFEENIERELDLVRQCVVGKQG, encoded by the coding sequence ATGGACCCAAATCAATTCAGTGGGATCTTTCATTCATATTTTTTCCACCAAGAACGTTTTAGAAAACTCTTGGACCCTCGAATTTTTAGTATCCTACTTTTGCGCAATTCACAGGGTTCAACAAGCAATCGATATTTCACGATCAAGGGTGTAGTACTATTTGTAGTAGCGGCCCTTCTATATCGTATTAACAATCGAAATATGGTCGAAAGCAAAAATCTCTATTTGAAAGGGCTTCTTCCTATACCTATGAATTCCATTGGACCCAGAAATGATACATCGGAAGAATCTTTTGGGTCTTCCAATATCAATAGGTTGATTGTTTCGCTCCTGTAttttacaaaaggaaaaaagatcTCTGAGAGCTGTTTCCGGGATCCGAAAGAGAGTACTCGGGTTCTCCCAATAACTAAAAAGTGTATCATGCCTGAATCTAACTGGAGTTCGCGGTGGTGGAGGAACTGGATCGGAAAAAAGAGggatttttgttgtaagatATCTAATGAAACCGTCGCTGGAATTGATATCTCATTTAAAgagaaagatatcaaatatctggagtttctttttgtatattatatggaTGATCCGATCCGCAAGGGCCATGATTGGGAATTGTTTGATCGTCTTTCTCCGAATAAGAGGCGAAACATAATCAACTTGAATTCGGGACAGCTATTCGAAATCTTAGTGAAAGACTGGATTTGTTATCTCATGTTTGCTTTTCGTGAAAAAAAATACCAATTGAAGTGGAGGGTTTCTTCAAACAACAAGGAGCTGGGTCAACTATTCAATCAAATGATATTGAGCATGTTTCCCATCTCTTCTCGAGAAACAAGCGGGCTATTTCTTTGCAAAATTGTGCTCAATTTCATATGTGGCAATTCCACCAAGATCTCTTCGTTAGTTGGGGGAAGAATCCGCACGAATCGGATTTTTGAGGAAAATATCGAGAGAGAATTGGATTTGGTTAGACAATGTGTGGTTGGTAAACAAGGATAG